The DNA region AAACCCGCTGCCGCACTTTCAGCATGACGCAGGCGATACAGCAGATCTGTAATTAAAGAGAAGCTAATCCAGCAACCAATCATCGTGGCCAGCGCAGCACCCCAACTGTATTCATCTTCATACAGCCAAGGTAATAACAACCCCAACGCAAGGCTGAATATCCATGGTTTTATAAGCAGTTGCCTCAAATAAGCGACACTGGAGCTCTTCCAATTAGCCAGGGGGCCAAACGCCATCAGAAAACAGAGAACCCCCATGAGGGGGATAAAGAAGAGGTTGAAGAAAGGCGCACCCACGGAAATCTTGCCCAGCTTCAGCGCATCGGCAATCAAGGGATACAAGGTTCCTAACAACACTGCCAGCATCACCACCACGAGCAGGATGTTATTGGATAGCAGCAGCGTTTCGCGCGATAGCCAACCAAAACCGACGGCACTTTTCACTACCGGGGCACGCAAGCCATAGAGGATCAGTGAACCACCTACCACGACCAACAAGAAACCCAGAATAAATACACCGCGCTCAGGATCGTTTGCAAAGGCATGGACCGACGTCAGAACCCCGGAACGTACCAGGAAGGTTCCCAACAAACTCAGGGAGAAGGTAAAAATCGCCAGTAAAATTGTCCAGCTTTTAAACAAACCACGCTTTTCAGTAACGGCCAATGAGTGAATCAAGGCAGTCCCTACCAACCAGGGCATAAAGGAGGCATTTTCTACCGGGTCCCAAAACCACCAGCCACCCCAGCCCAGTTCGTAGTAAGCCCACCAACTGCCCAGGGCAATTCCCAGGGACAGGAACCCCCAAGCCAAAGTAGCCCATGGACGCGACCAACGCGCCCAAGCACTATCCAGGCGACCGGTGAGCAAAGCGGCAATTGCAAACGCGAAACAAACACTAAAACCAACATACCCCATATAAAGTACAGGAGGATGTATGATCAAACCAATATCCTGCAACAAGGGATTGAGGTCTTTTCCATCGGCAGGCGGCAGGGGCAACAAGCGATCAAAGGGATTGGATGTCAACAAAATAAATAACAGGAAACCTATACCCACGAACCCGAGGATAGCCAATACCCGCGCCTGCATATCCAGCGGCAAGGAGCGGCTGAATAAAGCAACAGCTAGCGTCCAGCCCGCCAACATCAGGATCCACAGCAACAGCGAACCCTCATGCCCCCCCCAGACTGCGCTGATTTTGTAATACACCGGCAACAGGGAGTTGGAATGATTGGCAACATAAGCCACCGAGAAATCATCGACAACAAAACTGTAACTCAGGCACACAAAGGCAATGGCCACAAACACAAAAAATGCCGACGCAAATGCGCGGGCCGAATGCATAAGGATGAGATTACCGCGGTGAGCCCCATAAAGAGGAACCACAAACAGCAGCAGGCTGAAGCAACAGGCGAGGATCAGCGCAAAATGCCCAAACTCCGGAACAAGGGCGCCAAATGACAGCGAATAATCAGGCACCATAGTTTAATCCTCCGCAAGTTGCCTGGTGCTGGCCTTTGCCTTTCATCGCTTCAGCAACTTCTGGCGGCATGTAGGTTTCATCGTGTTTGGCCAGCACTTCGCTAGCCTGGATATCACCGGCCTCTGTCACTATGCCATTAATAACAGCCGCTTCGCCTTCGGCAAATAAATCCGGAAGGATTCCTGTGTAGGACACTACAACATCGGCATTACCATCCGTAATCACAAAGCGCACATCCAGATTTTCCTGGGAGCGCACCACACTGCCCGGCTTGACGCAGCCACCTGCGCGTATGCGGGTGTTATGGGGGACATCCCCGGCAGCAATTTTGCTCGGCGGATAAAAGAGGTTGATATTTTCCCGCAGTGCATAGGCAATCAGACCTACTGCCAATGAAGAAAACACCACAATAAAAAGCACGATCATCAACCGTTGTTTACGTTGGGGATGCATAAAACCACCAGTATTCCAGATTTGAAGCAGTCACTCGGTTGCCAGTTGCAAGGTTCTATTCGTATTTAGTATTGGTTGCGCTCTTGTTGCTCGCGCTTTTGCTGCAAGCGATGCGCACGGACGAAGCGGCGCTGTTGCACCAAAGGCACGACAATCAATACCGCCAGCGCCACCAGGGTAATTGCATAGGCCGCCCAGACAAAAGGCCCGTGCCCATTCATAGCCACAAAATCGACAAGATCAGAAAATTGGAATTGCATGATTTACTCCCCGCCAGGTGACTGTTGGGCGTTGGCATTGACAAGGTCGGCCACCCATTGGGTGCGACTTTCACGGCGCAGGATTTCCAGGCGGGTATACAGCAGTAGCGCCAGTGCATAAAACACATAGAAGCCAATTACCATGGTCAATAAGGGATACAACATGGAGGGATCTATGGTGGACTTACCGGTAAATTTAATACTGGCAGGCTGATGCAGGGTGTACCACCAATCGACCGACTTGTAGATGATCGGAATATTCACAGTGCCCACTAATGCCAGAACTGCACTGGCTTTATCGGCACTATCGCGATGCTGGTAGGCTTGCTGTAACGCAATGATGCCCAGGTACAGGAAAAACAGAATCAACATGGACGTGATACGGGCATCCCACTCCCACCAGGTTCCCCAGGTCGGCTTGCCCCAAATGGACCCGGTCACCAAAGCGACAAAAGTCAGTACCGCGCCGAGGGGGGCTGCCGACTTCATCACCATGAATGACAGTTTCATCTTCCAAATCAGGCCAATGGCACCGGCAATCGCCATGATGTAATAGCCCGCCAAGGCCAGGAAAGCGGCAGGCACATGGATATAGATAATGCGATAACTATTACCCTGTTTGAAGTCTGCCGGGGAAAAGGCCAACCCCCAAATACCGCCACCCAGTAACAAGACCAGACTGACAAGACTCAGCCAGGGCAGCCAGGGAGTTGTTTTTTCATAGAACCAACGGGGTGATCCCAAGCGGTGAAACCATTGCCAAGCCATAATCCGAGTCTCTTCAGCTGTTTGTATTATTGCTTTTTGACTTTACGTTACATCGATAACTAATTGATATTTCATGAGTTACTACTAATGCGCAACGCGCC from Cellvibrio japonicus Ueda107 includes:
- the ccmE gene encoding cytochrome c maturation protein CcmE, yielding MHPQRKQRLMIVLFIVVFSSLAVGLIAYALRENINLFYPPSKIAAGDVPHNTRIRAGGCVKPGSVVRSQENLDVRFVITDGNADVVVSYTGILPDLFAEGEAAVINGIVTEAGDIQASEVLAKHDETYMPPEVAEAMKGKGQHQATCGGLNYGA
- a CDS encoding heme lyase CcmF/NrfE family subunit; translation: MVPDYSLSFGALVPEFGHFALILACCFSLLLFVVPLYGAHRGNLILMHSARAFASAFFVFVAIAFVCLSYSFVVDDFSVAYVANHSNSLLPVYYKISAVWGGHEGSLLLWILMLAGWTLAVALFSRSLPLDMQARVLAILGFVGIGFLLFILLTSNPFDRLLPLPPADGKDLNPLLQDIGLIIHPPVLYMGYVGFSVCFAFAIAALLTGRLDSAWARWSRPWATLAWGFLSLGIALGSWWAYYELGWGGWWFWDPVENASFMPWLVGTALIHSLAVTEKRGLFKSWTILLAIFTFSLSLLGTFLVRSGVLTSVHAFANDPERGVFILGFLLVVVGGSLILYGLRAPVVKSAVGFGWLSRETLLLSNNILLVVVMLAVLLGTLYPLIADALKLGKISVGAPFFNLFFIPLMGVLCFLMAFGPLANWKSSSVAYLRQLLIKPWIFSLALGLLLPWLYEDEYSWGAALATMIGCWISFSLITDLLYRLRHAESAAAGLRKLSLSYYAMVIAHLGVAVTLIGVCYTSIYNEHRDLRMEVGQKVALDNYEFVLEELAKVNGPNYVADEARIAVYHKGKFLKQMKPQKRRYLATNSVMTEVALDPGLFRDLYIAMGEPLTDNAWAMRVHFKPFVRWIWLGAIFMALGSLLAVADKRYRKLTKKVAVPVGAGTGVLANE
- a CDS encoding heme ABC transporter permease, with the translated sequence MAWQWFHRLGSPRWFYEKTTPWLPWLSLVSLVLLLGGGIWGLAFSPADFKQGNSYRIIYIHVPAAFLALAGYYIMAIAGAIGLIWKMKLSFMVMKSAAPLGAVLTFVALVTGSIWGKPTWGTWWEWDARITSMLILFFLYLGIIALQQAYQHRDSADKASAVLALVGTVNIPIIYKSVDWWYTLHQPASIKFTGKSTIDPSMLYPLLTMVIGFYVFYALALLLYTRLEILRRESRTQWVADLVNANAQQSPGGE
- the ccmD gene encoding heme exporter protein CcmD produces the protein MQFQFSDLVDFVAMNGHGPFVWAAYAITLVALAVLIVVPLVQQRRFVRAHRLQQKREQQERNQY